A region from the Thermoplasmatales archaeon genome encodes:
- the thsB gene encoding Thermosome subunit 2 has protein sequence MIGGQPIFILREGTKRESGKDAMQNNIEAAKSIARSVRTTLGPRGMDKMLVDSLGDIVITNDGVTILKEMDVEHPAAKMMVEVSKTQDSYVGDGTTTAVIIAGALLEEAEALIAQNVHPTVIAEGYRMAAAEAQKILQAASKPVKPDDKKLLMKMASTSLSSKSASGSKEILDEISYEAVHKVAETQNGKTTVDFDNIQMVKKQGEDIDATELIDGIIVDKEKVHPGMPDFVKNAKIALMNAALEIKKPEFDTNIRIDDPSMIQKFLSQEEDLLKEMVQKVKATGANVLITQKGIDDLAQHYLSKEGIYAVRRVKKSDVEKLAKATGASIASSIDELNASDLGKADLVEQRKIGDDYLTFVTGCSNPKAVSILVRGGTDHVVDEIERSLTDSLHVVAVAVEDGAYVTGGGSSAAEISYKLREYASKVGGRQQLAIEKFANALEEIPRALSENAGLDPIDILIKIRSKHAEGKKTFGINIFTGEVEDMEKAGVIEPIRVGKQAIESATEASVMILRIDDVIATKSKGGSAPPMPPGGGAGED, from the coding sequence ATGATAGGCGGACAACCAATATTTATATTAAGAGAAGGTACAAAGAGGGAATCCGGTAAGGATGCCATGCAAAATAACATTGAAGCTGCGAAGAGTATTGCTCGCTCAGTGAGAACCACACTTGGGCCAAGGGGAATGGACAAGATGCTTGTTGATTCTCTTGGGGATATTGTTATCACTAACGATGGCGTGACGATTCTCAAGGAGATGGATGTTGAGCATCCGGCAGCCAAGATGATGGTCGAAGTTTCAAAGACACAGGACAGCTATGTCGGTGACGGCACAACAACTGCTGTTATCATTGCAGGAGCTCTTCTGGAAGAGGCAGAGGCGCTGATCGCCCAGAACGTCCATCCAACTGTCATAGCAGAAGGTTACAGGATGGCAGCTGCTGAAGCACAGAAAATTCTGCAGGCAGCTTCAAAACCGGTGAAGCCGGATGACAAGAAACTGCTCATGAAGATGGCAAGTACATCTCTCAGCAGCAAGAGCGCATCAGGAAGCAAGGAGATCCTGGACGAAATATCTTACGAGGCAGTCCATAAAGTTGCCGAAACCCAGAATGGCAAGACAACCGTAGATTTTGATAATATACAGATGGTAAAGAAGCAGGGAGAGGACATAGACGCCACTGAACTCATTGACGGAATCATAGTGGACAAGGAAAAAGTCCATCCGGGAATGCCTGACTTCGTAAAGAACGCAAAAATTGCACTTATGAATGCAGCGCTGGAAATAAAGAAGCCTGAGTTTGACACAAACATCAGGATAGACGACCCGTCCATGATACAGAAGTTCCTGTCCCAGGAAGAAGACCTCCTGAAAGAAATGGTACAGAAGGTAAAGGCGACTGGCGCAAACGTCCTGATTACCCAGAAGGGAATTGATGACCTTGCACAGCATTACCTTTCAAAGGAAGGAATTTATGCGGTTAGGAGAGTCAAGAAAAGCGATGTTGAAAAACTGGCAAAGGCCACAGGAGCTTCAATAGCTTCCTCAATAGACGAACTCAATGCATCAGATCTGGGAAAGGCAGATCTTGTGGAACAGAGGAAGATAGGAGATGACTACCTCACATTCGTGACCGGATGCAGCAACCCCAAGGCAGTAAGCATACTTGTCAGGGGCGGTACAGACCATGTTGTGGATGAGATAGAGAGATCGCTGACAGACTCACTGCACGTAGTTGCAGTGGCCGTGGAGGACGGAGCATATGTCACCGGCGGCGGATCATCTGCAGCCGAGATATCGTACAAGCTCAGAGAATACGCATCCAAGGTTGGCGGAAGACAGCAACTGGCAATAGAGAAATTCGCAAATGCACTTGAGGAAATTCCCAGAGCACTCTCAGAGAACGCGGGCCTTGATCCGATAGACATACTCATAAAGATCAGGAGCAAGCATGCCGAGGGAAAGAAGACGTTCGGTATAAACATCTTTACCGGTGAGGTTGAAGATATGGAGAAGGCAGGAGTCATTGAGCCCATAAGGGTCGGGAAACAGGCAATCGAGTCTGCTACCGAGGCCAGCGTAATGATACTAAGGATTGATGATGTCATAGCCACCAAATCAAAGGGCGGATCTGCTCCTCCTATGCCACCTGGCGGCGGAGCCGGCGAAGACTAA
- the ppa_1 gene encoding Inorganic pyrophosphatase, whose translation MENNGSYWHSIPVGPDPPETFYTVVETPKGSKNKYEIAKEFPGMRLDRVLHSSVVYPADYGLIPRTLYYDNDPMDVLLLISQPTFPGAIVVSRPIAIMHMLDKGEVDNKILAVAVDDPFYRDVKTIGDLPKHLPEEIVEFFTTYKRLEGKKTEVNGWGDKAEAVKELLESVDMYNRKFNKK comes from the coding sequence ATGGAGAATAATGGAAGTTACTGGCATAGCATACCCGTCGGACCGGATCCTCCGGAAACCTTCTATACAGTCGTCGAGACACCGAAGGGAAGCAAGAACAAGTACGAGATAGCAAAGGAATTCCCGGGAATGCGCCTTGACAGGGTCCTTCATTCATCAGTCGTATACCCTGCTGACTATGGGCTCATACCAAGGACACTCTATTATGACAACGATCCAATGGATGTCCTTCTGCTTATTTCCCAGCCGACCTTCCCTGGGGCTATCGTCGTTTCCAGGCCCATAGCAATAATGCACATGCTTGACAAGGGTGAGGTTGACAACAAGATACTGGCTGTTGCAGTAGATGATCCTTTCTACAGGGACGTGAAGACAATAGGAGATCTTCCGAAGCACCTGCCGGAAGAGATTGTGGAATTTTTCACCACTTACAAGAGGCTGGAAGGCAAGAAAACTGAAGTAAATGGCTGGGGAGACAAGGCAGAAGCTGTCAAGGAACTACTTGAATCCGTTGACATGTATAACAGGAAATTCAATAAAAAGTAA
- the nudF_1 gene encoding ADP-ribose pyrophosphatase produces the protein MARTGNAAVSLITDGESILFIKRNERKDDPWSGNIALPGGFIKIGESPEEAAIRETFEETSISLTADQIIGRMEPMSTVSIPGVHVYPFIFSLDHFTSYMAGDEVAEIQVIRISDLKYSESPENYGGSYQYNGWVIWGLTFRILRKYFNSS, from the coding sequence TTGGCAAGAACCGGAAATGCGGCAGTTTCACTTATCACCGACGGAGAATCCATACTTTTTATTAAGCGAAATGAAAGAAAGGATGATCCATGGTCTGGCAACATCGCACTGCCTGGAGGATTCATCAAGATTGGTGAAAGCCCGGAGGAGGCAGCTATACGTGAGACATTTGAAGAGACTTCAATAAGCCTTACCGCAGATCAAATAATCGGTCGCATGGAACCCATGAGCACTGTGAGCATTCCGGGGGTGCATGTATACCCTTTCATATTCTCACTGGACCATTTCACTTCCTACATGGCAGGAGACGAGGTTGCCGAGATCCAGGTGATAAGGATATCTGACCTGAAATACTCAGAATCTCCGGAAAATTACGGTGGATCCTACCAATACAATGGATGGGTGATCTGGGGACTCACCTTCAGGATTCTCAGGAAATACTTCAATTCAAGCTGA
- a CDS encoding Transposase, whose protein sequence is MNSYTRKKTINGREYFYEMTPYWDREKKKIRYHSRYLGVQKEKGIEKARMHLPRNIFVYGPFIPVLRIIREMGIEKILDSMFGKEDRNTILVLAAARAIRSLPMDLVHTWYEGTYLAREYPCDPSSQRISRLLEDIGNSNIPDRFFSAFSSRMKAESSLLYDITTIASYSGNSMFEYGHAKDHGDLPQINLSLVMERRRSLPILFEIYPGSIVDVSTLRVTVERIRNLVTGVVIILDRGFFSLDNLKVLHEHEYIISATYSRKEVKHVFSAGMRRLDSADNTILYSGRPIFAMHVDFTIDGLGLEGYLYHDLDLEARERTNFHRHIREVMDTIEKTKPKEKKPAQIAQVRSMAGEYYRYIRTTVKDGKYHAQARNNAISQRENRMGRFMLVYRGKYGPIECLDLYRDKDRVEKAFEILKSDLDIFPLRERKPSTIRGLVFILFLSLIVRLSMRRMLGESGLNRKYSMDRVFLELEKLQMMEIDGKMIERERTRKQGEILEALQSVTCT, encoded by the coding sequence TTGAACAGTTACACAAGAAAGAAGACGATCAATGGCAGGGAATATTTCTACGAGATGACGCCATACTGGGACAGGGAGAAAAAGAAGATCAGGTATCACAGCAGGTACCTTGGCGTGCAGAAGGAAAAGGGCATTGAAAAGGCCCGGATGCACCTGCCCAGGAACATCTTCGTCTACGGCCCCTTCATACCCGTGCTGCGAATCATCAGGGAGATGGGCATTGAGAAGATCCTTGATTCAATGTTCGGGAAGGAGGACAGGAACACTATCCTGGTACTTGCCGCTGCCCGGGCAATAAGGTCACTCCCCATGGATTTAGTGCACACATGGTATGAGGGAACCTACCTGGCCAGGGAATACCCATGTGATCCATCTTCGCAGCGCATATCCCGCCTGCTGGAGGACATAGGTAACAGCAATATACCGGACAGGTTCTTCTCCGCCTTCTCATCACGCATGAAGGCGGAATCCTCTCTCCTGTACGATATAACGACCATTGCATCGTATTCCGGAAACAGCATGTTCGAGTATGGTCATGCAAAGGATCATGGCGATCTTCCCCAGATCAATCTATCCCTTGTAATGGAGAGGAGAAGATCCCTGCCCATACTGTTCGAGATATACCCGGGGAGTATTGTGGATGTTTCCACCCTAAGGGTAACAGTGGAAAGGATCAGGAATCTCGTCACCGGAGTTGTGATCATCCTTGACCGCGGCTTCTTCTCCCTTGACAATCTTAAGGTACTCCACGAACATGAATACATAATCTCTGCAACGTACTCAAGAAAGGAGGTAAAGCATGTATTCTCCGCCGGCATGAGGAGGCTGGATTCCGCAGATAACACAATCCTCTACAGCGGCAGGCCCATATTCGCGATGCATGTGGATTTTACCATTGACGGTCTTGGCCTGGAGGGGTACCTCTACCATGACCTTGATCTGGAAGCACGGGAAAGAACCAATTTCCACAGACACATCAGGGAGGTCATGGATACCATTGAGAAAACGAAGCCGAAGGAGAAGAAACCTGCCCAGATCGCACAGGTCCGGTCCATGGCGGGAGAATATTACAGATACATAAGAACCACGGTGAAGGACGGGAAGTACCATGCACAGGCAAGGAACAATGCCATATCACAGAGGGAGAACCGCATGGGCCGTTTCATGCTGGTCTACAGGGGGAAATACGGTCCAATTGAGTGCCTTGATCTCTATCGGGACAAGGATCGTGTGGAGAAAGCCTTTGAGATCCTGAAATCAGATCTGGACATATTTCCTCTCAGGGAGAGGAAACCTTCCACCATAAGGGGCCTTGTGTTCATCCTTTTCCTCTCACTCATCGTGAGGCTGTCCATGAGGAGAATGCTGGGTGAATCAGGGCTCAACAGGAAATATTCCATGGACAGGGTATTCCTTGAACTGGAGAAGCTGCAGATGATGGAGATTGACGGGAAAATGATCGAAAGGGAGAGAACCAGAAAGCAGGGTGAAATCCTGGAAGCTCTCCAGTCAGTTACATGTACCTAA
- the taw1_1 gene encoding tRNA wyosine derivatives biosynthesis protein Taw1, with the protein MENKYASVYKKQHYGLVGKHSAVKVCHWTKKELSGEEGCYKGTFYGIRSHQCIQMTPALNSCTENCTFCWRFQGFDSMHISDEDDPELILEESIKAHRKLISGFKGNSKVTKERWEEAENPKHIAISLTGEPTLYSRLGEFIALAKKRGMTTFLVTNGTLPMVLEKLDPLPTQLYVTVAGPTKQIFNDVLNPALGNAWENFNRTLELLPSLNTRKVIRHTLVKDVNMPYIDEYAALDSKADPDFIECKGYVHVGQSITKLTIDNMPSHDSILEFSNALAGKTGYQFTADRRDSRVALISKDPSMAKINFDEIFKSESKKMIAVA; encoded by the coding sequence GTGGAAAACAAGTACGCCAGCGTATACAAGAAGCAACATTACGGACTGGTTGGAAAACATTCAGCCGTCAAGGTATGCCACTGGACAAAGAAAGAACTGTCCGGTGAAGAGGGCTGTTACAAGGGAACTTTTTATGGGATAAGATCACACCAGTGCATCCAGATGACCCCTGCATTGAATTCGTGTACTGAAAACTGCACTTTCTGTTGGAGGTTCCAGGGGTTCGACAGCATGCACATTTCTGATGAGGATGATCCGGAACTGATCCTTGAGGAAAGTATCAAGGCGCACAGGAAGTTGATATCCGGATTCAAGGGAAATTCCAAAGTAACCAAGGAAAGATGGGAGGAAGCCGAAAACCCGAAACATATAGCCATCTCGCTTACCGGTGAGCCCACACTTTATTCAAGGCTTGGGGAATTCATAGCCCTGGCAAAAAAGCGTGGAATGACAACTTTTCTTGTTACCAATGGAACACTGCCCATGGTACTGGAAAAGCTTGATCCTCTGCCAACACAGTTGTACGTGACTGTCGCTGGGCCGACAAAACAGATTTTCAACGATGTGCTGAACCCAGCCTTGGGGAATGCATGGGAAAATTTCAACCGGACTCTTGAACTGCTGCCATCGCTCAACACAAGAAAGGTGATCAGGCACACACTGGTAAAGGACGTTAACATGCCTTACATTGACGAGTATGCTGCGCTTGATTCAAAGGCCGATCCTGACTTCATAGAGTGCAAGGGCTATGTCCACGTAGGCCAATCCATAACCAAGCTGACTATTGATAACATGCCGTCCCACGATTCCATCCTTGAATTTTCAAATGCACTTGCAGGAAAGACTGGATATCAGTTCACAGCGGATCGGAGAGACAGCAGGGTCGCCCTGATAAGCAAGGACCCGTCAATGGCAAAAATAAATTTTGACGAGATATTCAAAAGCGAAAGCAAGAAGATGATTGCCGTAGCCTGA
- a CDS encoding hypothetical protein (putative conserved protein) codes for MFRFETVNIGEKEFEFFSYTTGNAPLLILKGKKGYVMCGYLNLEAAEKLGDTAVRASGVKDLETLLNASVAGATGKAKLLGIKEGQKISEIISKL; via the coding sequence ATGTTCAGGTTTGAAACAGTGAATATTGGCGAGAAGGAATTTGAGTTTTTTTCATACACGACCGGAAATGCGCCCCTCCTTATACTCAAGGGAAAAAAGGGCTATGTTATGTGCGGCTACCTTAACCTGGAAGCTGCAGAAAAGCTTGGTGACACTGCAGTAAGGGCATCAGGCGTCAAGGATCTCGAGACACTTCTCAATGCATCTGTCGCTGGCGCAACCGGAAAGGCAAAACTTCTCGGAATCAAGGAAGGCCAGAAGATATCTGAGATCATATCAAAGCTGTAA
- the galK_2 gene encoding Galactokinase produces MFKRPSKLVSYSPLRISFGGGGTDISPFIDEYGSAVLNTTIDRGVRVKYIADEFPLEISSRDFVKSYLISHENKPARNVSEMIMDLFGTRNITSGRVLMNSDVPPGSGLGSSSALTTSVMNLINNLNGRSCTPLELADESFVTERDVLKVTLGRQDPYAISIGGFKFIEFMGNQVKIEKFDNESSFLKMLEKSILLIYTGRTRESSIALAEQVEKSRAGEKATISRLLDMKSTAFEMRDAVRSQDFHKLTSLINKGWEIKKTLGKNVTNEKIDGIIGKARSSGALAARLLGGGSQGFVLVIAGEGRLKELQDAMVRMSRFVVRVSFDERGTRIVSRS; encoded by the coding sequence ATGTTCAAAAGGCCTTCCAAACTGGTTTCCTACAGCCCACTCCGCATTAGCTTCGGAGGAGGCGGGACGGATATCAGCCCCTTCATAGATGAATACGGGTCAGCTGTGTTGAACACCACAATCGACAGGGGAGTAAGGGTAAAATACATTGCAGATGAATTTCCCCTGGAGATATCTTCAAGGGATTTTGTTAAAAGCTACCTCATAAGTCACGAGAACAAGCCTGCCAGAAACGTCTCAGAGATGATAATGGATCTGTTCGGGACCAGAAACATCACTTCAGGCAGGGTTCTAATGAACAGCGATGTACCGCCGGGCTCTGGACTTGGATCATCCAGCGCACTGACAACTTCCGTCATGAACCTTATAAATAACCTCAACGGCAGAAGCTGTACACCGCTGGAACTTGCCGATGAGTCCTTCGTGACGGAGAGAGACGTCCTTAAGGTCACACTTGGCAGGCAGGATCCCTATGCAATTTCCATCGGCGGCTTCAAGTTCATAGAATTCATGGGAAACCAGGTAAAGATTGAAAAATTTGACAACGAATCATCGTTCCTCAAAATGCTTGAGAAAAGCATTTTGCTGATCTATACGGGGAGGACAAGGGAGAGTTCCATTGCCCTTGCAGAGCAGGTAGAGAAGTCCCGCGCAGGAGAGAAAGCTACAATTTCCAGGCTCCTTGACATGAAATCCACCGCGTTCGAGATGAGGGATGCTGTAAGAAGCCAGGATTTTCATAAGCTAACTTCTCTCATAAACAAAGGCTGGGAAATAAAGAAAACATTGGGCAAGAATGTTACAAATGAGAAAATTGACGGCATAATTGGAAAGGCACGGTCCTCTGGCGCACTGGCTGCCAGGCTCCTGGGTGGCGGATCCCAGGGATTCGTGCTTGTTATTGCAGGTGAGGGGAGGTTGAAGGAACTACAGGATGCAATGGTAAGGATGTCCCGCTTTGTGGTGAGAGTATCATTCGATGAGAGAGGGACAAGAATAGTGAGCAGATCGTGA
- a CDS encoding Coenzyme A disulfide reductase yields the protein MKFIVIGGGAAGMSAVSKAKRLDKSISATVIESGSFVSYAECGIPYYIEGLVKDSNELIHYPLSEFTEKRGINIITGKSVTRIDRQAKKVILSDGTAMEYDRLLIATGARPNIPENFAKSGAMGIRTLDSGIEIGKRIAEARSVTIVGDSILGMEIADSIQKRGVAVRVISKHDRPMQVLDRDIGGDFYSAIKGDFNIELNSGIVTIEKAGNGFTVTTLLGTHQTDLVIFATGIVPNSEIAVSAGIEVSGKGLIRTDKYLRTSDPDIYAAGDVAESNNLVTGKPGWFPLAQVSNKMGRAVGSSVGGAMTVFPGSLGTTLVKILDYEVGFTGLNEKEAEKNGFQWASTYIKAGSRAKYYPGGSEVWIKIIYDKNSSRLLGSQVISKDAGAWRLNVLATAIQAKFTLDELFFDDIGYSPPFDPVWDPIIVAASVARRI from the coding sequence ATGAAGTTTATTGTCATAGGCGGCGGGGCCGCCGGGATGTCGGCGGTATCAAAGGCAAAAAGGCTGGACAAGAGCATTTCTGCAACCGTTATAGAGAGCGGTTCGTTTGTCTCATACGCAGAGTGCGGCATTCCATATTACATCGAGGGGCTGGTGAAGGACAGCAACGAACTGATCCACTACCCCCTCTCCGAGTTCACAGAGAAAAGGGGAATAAACATCATAACAGGAAAATCCGTTACCAGAATAGATCGCCAAGCAAAAAAGGTCATTCTTTCAGACGGCACGGCCATGGAATATGACAGGTTGCTCATCGCAACGGGTGCTAGGCCGAACATACCAGAGAACTTTGCGAAGTCGGGTGCGATGGGAATAAGAACCCTTGACAGCGGTATCGAGATCGGGAAGAGGATCGCAGAGGCAAGGAGCGTCACCATAGTAGGAGACAGTATCCTGGGAATGGAAATAGCAGATTCTATCCAGAAAAGAGGCGTGGCGGTGAGGGTGATTTCCAAGCACGACCGGCCGATGCAGGTTCTTGATCGTGATATCGGGGGGGACTTTTATAGCGCCATTAAGGGTGATTTCAACATTGAGTTGAACTCAGGCATAGTGACCATTGAAAAGGCCGGTAATGGATTCACCGTAACCACCCTGTTAGGGACACACCAGACTGACCTTGTGATCTTTGCTACCGGAATAGTTCCAAACAGCGAGATTGCAGTTTCAGCCGGGATAGAGGTATCAGGGAAAGGACTGATCAGGACCGACAAATACCTTAGAACCTCAGACCCTGACATATACGCTGCAGGAGACGTAGCCGAATCCAACAACCTTGTCACAGGAAAACCGGGATGGTTTCCCCTGGCACAGGTATCCAACAAGATGGGGAGAGCCGTAGGGTCAAGTGTCGGAGGCGCGATGACCGTCTTTCCGGGTTCACTGGGCACCACACTCGTGAAAATACTGGATTATGAGGTGGGCTTTACCGGTCTTAATGAGAAGGAGGCCGAGAAAAATGGATTTCAGTGGGCATCGACTTACATAAAGGCAGGTAGCAGGGCAAAATACTACCCAGGTGGCAGCGAGGTTTGGATAAAGATAATTTATGACAAAAACTCAAGTCGTTTGCTAGGATCGCAGGTCATATCGAAGGATGCTGGCGCCTGGAGGCTCAATGTCCTTGCAACCGCAATACAGGCAAAATTCACCCTGGATGAGTTATTCTTCGATGATATCGGATATTCACCGCCATTCGACCCTGTGTGGGATCCCATAATAGTCGCTGCAAGCGTTGCCAGAAGGATCTGA